The nucleotide sequence ATCCTCGACCGTAAAGACATTGATGCGGTGATCATCGGAACGCCGGATCACTGGCATCAGCGGATCGCAATAGAGGCAATGAAGGCCGGTAAAGATGTGTATTGCGAAAAACCGGTGATCCATTCGCTGCAGGAAGGCCGGGCATTGACGGAAGCACAGCAGCAAGCAGGCCGTGTCTTTCAAATGGGAAGCCAGGGCATGTCATCCTGGGGCAATAAGCTGGCAAAAGCAATGGTGGAAGCCGGACTTACAGGAACGGTGAATACCATAGAAGGGCAGTTTACCGCCGCGCCTCAGGCGTTGCGGCCCTTTGTAACGCCTCCTGAGGCCAATGAACAATCCATCTGGTGGAACCGTTTCCTGGGCAATGCGCCCAAACGGGCATTTGATGCGCAGCGCTTTTTACAATGGCGGAACTGGAGCGATTACGGCACGGGTGTGGCAGGGGATCTTTTTGTTCATGTCATTGCCAGCGCTCATTTTATCATGAATGCGGAAGGCCCGGAAAAAGTGTATGGCACCGGTGGCATCCGTTATTATACCAACGGGTCGCGGGATACACCGGATGTATTACTGGGATACCTCGACTATCCCGGTCGCGATAAAAAAGGGGCATTCACCCTTTCGCTATCTGCGAATCTTGCAGATGGCGTATCCAAAAAATGGGGCAGTACCGATTTTACGATCAAAGGTGCGGAAGGGGTATTGACGGTAGGCTGGGATAAAGTGGTGCTGAAGACAACTGGAAAGACCGACCCATCAAAGCTGGATGCGGTGAAGGAATGGAGTGGTGTGCCGGTCAGACTATCGGATAACGAGTATGAATTCAATGTGCCGAAAGGCTCCAAAGGTGCCCATCATGATCATTTCGTTAATTTTTTAACCACTGTACAGAATGGCGGGAAGACCGTTGCGGATACACGTTTCGGGGTACAGGCATCGGCTGCTTCGCTGCTTTGTTATGAAAGTTACCTGAAACAGAAAGCCCTCCGGTGGGATCATCAGAAGGGCAGTATAAAGGCGTAGTACAGCACAACCTGTCACGCTGATCTGTTAACCGGGTGTGGCATCCAGGTAACGCCAGAGATGGATACACGCATAGGTCCTGTACGGGCTCCATTGTTGCGTGATGGCCAGTACCCGGCTTTCGAATTCTTTTTTATTGGTATTGGGCAATGCATAGAGTTCGCTGATGGCCTTTTGCAGGCCCAGGTCTCCAATGGAAAATACATCCTCACGGCCCAGCGAAAACATCAGCAGCATTTCTGCAGTCCACTTACCCACACCTTTTATTTGAGTGATAAGCGCGATAAAGGCTTCATCCGGCATACGGTGGATCCTGGCATCAGTGAGCTTGTGCTCCAGAA is from Niabella beijingensis and encodes:
- a CDS encoding Gfo/Idh/MocA family protein — encoded protein: MPSRKKFIRDAFMGAIAVSAVPKFSFGKNVTGINPQKDQVRLAVIGKGRMGSSDLRTALSTGMATLAGICDIYDRNLDALRQQSGKDVVFTKEYREILDRKDIDAVIIGTPDHWHQRIAIEAMKAGKDVYCEKPVIHSLQEGRALTEAQQQAGRVFQMGSQGMSSWGNKLAKAMVEAGLTGTVNTIEGQFTAAPQALRPFVTPPEANEQSIWWNRFLGNAPKRAFDAQRFLQWRNWSDYGTGVAGDLFVHVIASAHFIMNAEGPEKVYGTGGIRYYTNGSRDTPDVLLGYLDYPGRDKKGAFTLSLSANLADGVSKKWGSTDFTIKGAEGVLTVGWDKVVLKTTGKTDPSKLDAVKEWSGVPVRLSDNEYEFNVPKGSKGAHHDHFVNFLTTVQNGGKTVADTRFGVQASAASLLCYESYLKQKALRWDHQKGSIKA
- a CDS encoding DNA-3-methyladenine glycosylase family protein, which gives rise to MSYHKHLSKDKILKKLIKDQGLHTLQLQQNILLHLCGSIMGQQLSTKVAAVLRSRFLELFKGKKPTAKTILLIPHDTLRSIGLSNAKAEYIKNVCRFFLEHKLTDARIHRMPDEAFIALITQIKGVGKWTAEMLLMFSLGREDVFSIGDLGLQKAISELYALPNTNKKEFESRVLAITQQWSPYRTYACIHLWRYLDATPG